A stretch of the Sulfolobus acidocaldarius SUSAZ genome encodes the following:
- a CDS encoding endonuclease, with protein sequence MSNKTKGSTVERYLVSRLRDKGFAVIRAPASGSNRKDHVPDVIAMKSGVIILIEMKSRKNGNKIYIQKEQAEGIKEFAKKSGGELFLGAKIAKDLKFLRFDILRRTEAGNYVADLETIKSGMDFDELVRYVEGKISKTLDSFM encoded by the coding sequence GTGAGTAATAAAACTAAAGGCAGTACAGTTGAGAGATATCTTGTTTCAAGGCTTAGAGATAAAGGATTTGCAGTTATAAGAGCACCAGCAAGCGGGTCTAACAGAAAGGATCACGTTCCCGATGTAATTGCGATGAAGTCTGGCGTCATAATACTTATAGAAATGAAAAGCAGGAAAAATGGAAACAAAATATACATTCAAAAAGAACAGGCTGAGGGAATAAAAGAATTTGCGAAAAAAAGTGGAGGTGAACTTTTTCTAGGAGCTAAGATTGCAAAAGATCTCAAATTTCTAAGATTTGATATATTGAGGAGGACAGAAGCAGGAAATTATGTTGCGGATTTAGAGACAATTAAGTCAGGAATGGATTTCGATGAATTGGTAAGATATGTTGAGGGGAAAATAAGTAAAACATTAGATTCCTTTATGTAG
- a CDS encoding pyridoxal biosynthesis protein — protein MRLYDLSFYEIEKFFYKLAELKDIINDTGLLSISPSIPQTLPAKGTVMAKHAFPIFQKGGVIMDVTNVTQAEIAENAGAVAVMVLDKLPYDVRKSGGVARMADPKIIEEVMSSITIPVMAKVRIGHYYEAKVLEALGVDMIDESEVLTPADEEHHINKWEFEVPFVNGARNLGEALRRIYEGASMIRTKGEAGTGNVSEAVKHMKIMNYEISTLISLPEEDRLKKAREYQVPYQLVELVVKLKRLPIVNFAAGGIATPADAALMMWLGSDGIFVGSGIFKSQDPDQRAKAVVLAAANWEDPEIVLEAQKMISENKSMMGIDIKTLKPEELLQVRGV, from the coding sequence ATGAGACTATATGATCTGAGTTTTTATGAAATAGAGAAGTTTTTCTATAAGTTAGCTGAGTTAAAAGATATTATTAATGATACAGGTCTATTGTCAATTTCTCCTTCTATACCTCAAACGTTACCTGCAAAAGGAACAGTAATGGCTAAACACGCTTTTCCCATTTTCCAGAAAGGAGGTGTAATCATGGATGTTACTAATGTTACTCAAGCTGAGATTGCAGAGAACGCAGGGGCAGTTGCTGTAATGGTGCTTGATAAGTTGCCCTATGATGTTAGGAAAAGCGGAGGAGTGGCAAGAATGGCAGATCCAAAAATAATTGAGGAGGTAATGAGTTCCATAACAATTCCAGTGATGGCAAAAGTTAGAATTGGGCATTACTACGAAGCGAAAGTACTCGAAGCGTTAGGAGTTGATATGATAGACGAAAGTGAAGTCTTAACTCCTGCAGATGAAGAACATCACATAAACAAATGGGAATTTGAAGTGCCATTCGTAAACGGGGCTAGAAATCTCGGTGAAGCTCTGAGAAGAATATACGAGGGTGCCTCAATGATAAGGACTAAAGGAGAAGCAGGGACAGGAAATGTTAGTGAGGCAGTAAAGCACATGAAAATAATGAATTACGAGATATCCACATTAATTTCGCTTCCTGAAGAAGACAGATTAAAGAAAGCCAGAGAATACCAGGTACCTTATCAATTGGTAGAATTAGTTGTGAAATTGAAAAGATTGCCCATAGTCAACTTTGCTGCAGGAGGTATTGCTACTCCAGCAGATGCTGCTTTAATGATGTGGCTAGGCTCTGATGGTATATTTGTAGGTTCTGGTATATTTAAGAGTCAAGACCCAGATCAAAGAGCTAAAGCAGTTGTTTTAGCTGCAGCTAACTGGGAAGATCCAGAAATCGTATTAGAGGCTCAGAAAATGATTAGTGAGAACAAGAGCATGATGGGTATTGATATTAAGACCTTGAAACCTGAGGAATTATTACAAGTAAGGGGTGTGTAA
- a CDS encoding prolyl-tRNA synthetase translates to MKLTREKWENNFSEWFDWVIREAEIYDYGRYPVKGMGVWLPYGFKIRQAAVDLIRKLLDAKGHEEVLFPLLVPEDLLRRESEHIKGFESEVFWVTKGGEENLDIRLALRPTSETAITYMETYWVQSYKQLPKKYYQIVSVFRYETKATRPMIRLREVSTFKEAHTLHETYEDAERQVKEAIEIYKNFFEELGIPYIMSQRPEWDKFAGAIYTIAFDTIMPDSRVLQIGTVHHLGQHFTKAFDLKVQRKDGTLDYPHQTSYGISDRVIAVVVSINGDDHGTILSPVLAPIKAVIIPIPAKDEKETEKIIEYSEDVAKILMSNGINTVIDKDTEKTPGEKYYIWEIKGVPLRIEIGPRELSSNSVFIKRRDTLQGVSVKKENLVSEVVKLLETLRKDLKERAWNFLRSKIRYTDKLEEAKNMLDSKAGIVEVPWCESNECGLKIEETTGARVLGKPYDSPRDVSKSTCVVCKKPAKTTLRLAKTY, encoded by the coding sequence ATGAAGTTAACGAGAGAGAAGTGGGAAAATAATTTCTCAGAGTGGTTTGATTGGGTAATAAGAGAGGCAGAGATCTACGATTATGGCAGATATCCTGTAAAAGGAATGGGTGTATGGCTTCCATATGGTTTTAAGATAAGGCAAGCTGCTGTAGACCTTATCAGAAAATTGTTAGACGCTAAGGGGCATGAAGAAGTTTTATTTCCATTGTTAGTTCCTGAGGATCTATTAAGGAGAGAAAGTGAACATATTAAAGGTTTTGAGTCTGAAGTGTTCTGGGTTACCAAAGGTGGAGAAGAGAATTTGGATATAAGGTTAGCATTAAGACCTACAAGTGAGACAGCAATAACTTACATGGAAACATACTGGGTTCAGAGTTATAAACAATTACCCAAGAAATATTATCAGATTGTTAGTGTGTTCAGATATGAGACAAAGGCTACCAGACCAATGATCAGGCTTAGAGAAGTATCAACATTTAAGGAAGCTCATACACTCCATGAGACGTATGAAGATGCTGAAAGACAAGTAAAAGAGGCAATTGAAATATATAAGAACTTCTTCGAGGAATTGGGTATTCCATATATAATGTCCCAAAGACCAGAATGGGATAAGTTCGCAGGTGCAATATATACCATAGCCTTTGATACCATAATGCCAGATTCTAGAGTTCTACAAATAGGAACTGTACATCATCTAGGTCAACATTTCACCAAGGCATTTGACCTAAAAGTGCAAAGAAAAGATGGAACATTAGATTATCCCCATCAAACTAGTTATGGTATTTCTGATAGGGTAATAGCAGTTGTTGTCTCGATAAATGGAGACGATCATGGTACCATACTTTCACCAGTGTTAGCACCAATTAAAGCTGTAATAATACCTATTCCAGCCAAAGATGAAAAGGAGACTGAAAAGATAATTGAGTATTCTGAAGATGTGGCAAAAATTTTGATGAGTAATGGAATTAACACTGTTATAGATAAAGATACAGAAAAAACACCTGGAGAGAAGTATTATATTTGGGAGATTAAGGGCGTACCCTTGAGAATTGAAATAGGTCCAAGAGAGCTATCCTCAAATAGTGTATTTATAAAGAGAAGGGATACTCTTCAAGGGGTAAGTGTCAAGAAAGAGAATCTAGTTAGTGAAGTAGTAAAACTATTAGAAACACTTAGAAAGGATCTGAAGGAGAGGGCTTGGAACTTTTTGAGGAGTAAGATTAGATATACCGACAAACTCGAGGAGGCTAAGAATATGTTGGACAGCAAGGCGGGTATAGTAGAGGTTCCATGGTGCGAATCTAATGAATGCGGTTTGAAAATTGAGGAAACTACAGGTGCAAGAGTTTTAGGTAAGCCTTATGATAGTCCAAGAGATGTTTCCAAATCTACTTGCGTGGTTTGTAAAAAACCTGCTAAGACAACTCTAAGGCTAGCAAAAACTTATTAA
- a CDS encoding ATPase, with protein MPARDLLPDKSALLHGLLKYIENRTIYGNILIHKRLLEDLEREAKEGLVTAEIALDEVKRLKEISENLLVSFEIVNSENLHGSLNGVLRDYCLFRKCTIVTTDEIQKKLSESLNIDVVLLQPSQTELEIEKMFDETTMSVHLKEGVTPKAKKGKPGSWQFVELSSNPLTSTDIKRVVNEILSSVNYVKDSFIEIERKGSTIVQLGNYRVVIIRPPLSDGWEVTITRPVVKKKLEEYNMDEKLLKRLRDKAEGILIAGSPGMGKTTFAQALAEFYTRMNKVVKTIESPRDMHLPPEVTQYSKNYAEVGELHDILLLSRPDYTVYDEMRNDEDFKLYIDLRLAGIGMIGVVHATSPIDAIHRFINRIDIGTIPNILDTVVFINSGNVAKVYGLDITVKVPTGLKEADLARPVVEVKDLISDKAEYEIYVFGEQTMIVPVKNLQTNSTQRRLESMINNIIPSASISFENGEYIITIPRDEIGMFNKKVVSKLKKYEKKYKIKIRVRFPDEDTT; from the coding sequence TTGCCTGCAAGAGATTTACTTCCAGATAAGTCTGCTCTTCTTCATGGTCTTTTGAAGTACATCGAGAACAGAACGATTTATGGTAATATCCTAATTCACAAGAGACTCTTAGAGGATTTAGAGAGAGAGGCAAAAGAAGGTTTAGTTACGGCTGAGATCGCGTTGGATGAGGTGAAGAGATTAAAGGAAATAAGTGAGAATTTACTTGTTAGTTTTGAAATAGTTAACAGTGAAAATTTGCACGGTTCATTAAATGGGGTTTTAAGAGACTACTGTTTATTCCGTAAATGTACAATAGTAACTACAGACGAAATACAGAAGAAACTATCAGAGAGTTTGAATATTGATGTTGTCCTCCTTCAACCAAGTCAGACAGAGTTAGAAATCGAGAAAATGTTTGATGAAACCACTATGAGTGTGCATTTGAAGGAGGGCGTAACACCAAAAGCAAAGAAAGGTAAGCCAGGTTCATGGCAGTTTGTTGAACTATCAAGCAACCCTCTCACTAGCACTGATATTAAGAGAGTGGTTAATGAGATCCTTTCCTCGGTAAATTACGTTAAAGACTCTTTTATAGAAATTGAAAGGAAAGGTTCAACAATTGTTCAACTTGGTAACTATAGGGTAGTTATAATTAGACCGCCCTTGAGCGATGGTTGGGAAGTCACCATAACTAGACCTGTAGTGAAAAAGAAGCTTGAAGAGTATAATATGGACGAAAAATTACTCAAAAGGTTAAGGGATAAGGCAGAAGGCATATTGATTGCTGGTTCTCCGGGAATGGGTAAAACTACTTTTGCTCAAGCCTTAGCTGAATTCTACACGAGGATGAATAAGGTTGTAAAAACAATTGAATCACCTAGAGATATGCATTTACCACCAGAGGTTACGCAGTATTCCAAAAATTACGCTGAAGTTGGAGAACTTCATGATATTCTTCTGTTAAGTAGACCAGATTATACTGTATATGACGAAATGAGAAATGATGAGGATTTCAAGCTCTACATAGATCTTAGGTTAGCAGGAATTGGAATGATTGGCGTTGTTCATGCAACATCACCAATAGATGCAATACATAGGTTTATAAATAGAATCGATATTGGTACAATCCCTAACATTCTAGACACTGTGGTTTTCATTAATTCAGGAAACGTTGCAAAGGTTTACGGTCTTGATATAACGGTTAAAGTTCCGACAGGGTTAAAGGAAGCCGACCTAGCTAGACCTGTCGTGGAGGTTAAGGATTTAATAAGTGATAAAGCTGAATACGAAATATATGTTTTTGGAGAACAAACGATGATAGTTCCTGTTAAAAACCTACAGACAAATTCTACCCAGAGAAGATTGGAGAGTATGATCAACAATATTATACCCTCGGCTTCCATATCATTCGAAAATGGTGAGTATATAATAACAATACCTAGAGACGAAATAGGAATGTTTAACAAAAAAGTTGTTTCTAAGTTGAAAAAATATGAGAAAAAGTACAAGATAAAGATAAGAGTAAGGTTTCCTGATGAGGATACTACATAA
- a CDS encoding 30S ribosomal protein S26, translated as MPKKRENRGRRKGDKGHVGSIHCDQCGARIPEDKAICVTKPYSPVDPALAQELEKKGAIIMRYPVTKCYCVNCAVYLGVIKIRPEQERKQKAKLY; from the coding sequence TTGCCAAAGAAGAGGGAGAATAGAGGGAGAAGAAAGGGCGACAAAGGACACGTTGGTAGCATACACTGTGACCAATGTGGTGCAAGAATTCCTGAGGATAAGGCAATCTGTGTGACTAAGCCTTATAGTCCTGTGGATCCAGCTCTAGCACAAGAGTTGGAGAAGAAAGGAGCAATAATTATGAGATATCCAGTGACCAAGTGTTATTGTGTGAATTGTGCTGTATATTTAGGTGTAATAAAGATAAGACCAGAACAGGAGAGGAAACAGAAAGCCAAATTGTATTAA
- a CDS encoding glutamine amidotransferase (with PdxST is involved in the biosynthesis of pyridoxal 5'-phosphate; PdxT catalyzes the hydrolysis of glutamine to glutamate and ammonia; PdxS utilizes the ammonia to synthesize pyridoxal 5'-phosphate), whose product MKVGVIAYQGSFEEHAIQLKRAMSKLNLTGEVIAVKKPKDVDLIDGVIIPGGESTTIGIIAEKLGVLDEIKAKINSGLPVLGTCAGAIMLAKDVSDAKVGKKSQPLIGTMDIQVVRNYYGRQRESFETDLDFHVIGGGKARVVFIRAPIIKRTWNDATALISFENGIVMAEQKNMLATTFHPELSESTIIHEYFLSKIKK is encoded by the coding sequence GTGAAAGTTGGTGTTATAGCATATCAAGGAAGCTTTGAGGAACATGCAATACAACTAAAGAGAGCTATGAGTAAGCTTAATTTAACAGGAGAAGTTATAGCTGTAAAGAAACCTAAGGACGTTGATTTAATAGACGGTGTTATAATACCTGGAGGAGAAAGTACCACAATAGGAATAATTGCTGAAAAGTTAGGTGTCTTAGACGAGATAAAAGCAAAAATCAATAGTGGGTTACCTGTCTTAGGTACATGCGCAGGTGCTATAATGTTAGCTAAAGATGTATCTGATGCAAAAGTGGGTAAGAAATCTCAGCCATTGATAGGAACTATGGACATTCAGGTAGTAAGAAACTATTATGGAAGACAGAGGGAGAGTTTTGAAACAGATCTAGATTTTCACGTAATAGGTGGCGGTAAAGCAAGAGTTGTGTTTATAAGGGCTCCGATCATAAAGAGGACGTGGAATGACGCAACTGCTTTAATTTCATTCGAGAACGGAATTGTAATGGCAGAGCAGAAGAATATGTTAGCTACAACGTTTCATCCTGAATTATCAGAGAGCACAATTATACATGAGTATTTCTTGAGCAAAATAAAGAAATAA
- a CDS encoding ketol-acid reductoisomerase yields the protein MAKIYTDKDVSLDVIKEKRVAVLGYGSQGRAWALNLRDSGIKVSVGLEREGNSWKQAENDGFKPLRTEEAARNSDIIIFLLPDMIQRTVYLERVKPYLKEGMDLVFAHGFNIHYRLIEPPSNVDVYMIAPKAPGPIVREYFAKGGGVPALVATYQDYSGKALQKALAVAKAIGATRAGVIETTFKEETETDLFGEQVDLVGGIMQLMRYAFQTLVEAGYQPEVAYFETINEMKLIVDLVYEKGFSGMLTAVSDTAKYGGMTVGKMVIDESVKERMKKALDNIRSGKFAEKWVEEYGKGANTIKEGMKEVDNSTEEKVGRSLRDIILRGKPKS from the coding sequence ATGGCAAAAATCTATACTGATAAAGATGTATCATTAGATGTTATAAAAGAAAAGAGAGTTGCAGTTTTAGGTTATGGTAGTCAAGGGAGAGCCTGGGCTCTTAATCTAAGGGATTCGGGCATAAAAGTTAGTGTAGGCTTGGAAAGGGAAGGTAATTCATGGAAACAGGCAGAAAACGACGGCTTTAAACCACTTCGTACTGAAGAAGCAGCGAGGAATTCAGATATAATAATATTTCTACTTCCAGATATGATTCAAAGGACAGTTTATCTGGAGAGAGTTAAGCCATACCTTAAAGAAGGAATGGATTTAGTATTTGCCCATGGTTTCAACATACATTATAGATTGATAGAACCACCATCCAACGTTGACGTATACATGATAGCACCTAAAGCACCAGGACCAATAGTGAGAGAATACTTTGCAAAGGGAGGAGGAGTACCAGCATTGGTGGCAACATATCAAGACTACTCAGGCAAAGCTTTACAAAAGGCATTGGCAGTTGCAAAAGCTATTGGAGCTACAAGAGCTGGGGTAATCGAGACCACATTCAAAGAGGAAACTGAAACCGACCTATTTGGAGAACAAGTAGATCTAGTAGGCGGAATTATGCAACTAATGAGATATGCTTTCCAAACCCTGGTGGAGGCAGGCTATCAACCAGAGGTAGCTTACTTCGAAACAATAAATGAGATGAAATTAATTGTAGATTTAGTGTATGAGAAAGGTTTCTCAGGGATGTTAACAGCAGTATCAGATACCGCAAAGTACGGAGGAATGACAGTTGGTAAAATGGTAATAGATGAGAGTGTTAAAGAGCGGATGAAAAAAGCGTTAGATAACATCAGAAGCGGAAAATTTGCAGAGAAGTGGGTTGAAGAATATGGTAAGGGTGCAAATACTATCAAAGAAGGTATGAAGGAAGTTGATAATAGCACTGAGGAGAAGGTAGGCAGATCTCTTAGAGATATAATTCTGAGAGGAAAACCTAAATCCTAA